One Terriglobia bacterium DNA window includes the following coding sequences:
- a CDS encoding transposase, producing the protein MIREHLDGILAWTQLRVSNGALEGMNNKVKVVSHRAYGYRTTQTYIIAIWHGCGDLPLE; encoded by the coding sequence GGATGATCCGCGAGCACCTCGACGGCATCCTGGCCTGGACCCAACTGCGGGTGTCGAACGGCGCCCTCGAAGGAATGAACAACAAGGTGAAGGTCGTCAGCCATCGCGCCTACGGCTACCGCACGACCCAGACCTACATCATCGCCATCTGGCATGGGTGCGGCGACCTCCCTCTCGAGTGA
- a CDS encoding IS256 family transposase yields the protein MKKHGTKRTFAEATSAPGRSASTSGFAPPWGSLSPRARLLEVVLVRGFEGVMQMLEEDRETLCGPLRRWQPDRQAYRHGYDEGRLVLGGRTVKVPRPRVRAVNGREIELPSWRHFAEADPLHERALEQILAGVSTRKYGASLEAIPEGLQAGMTSSSSVSRRFIAMSRRRVEEFLSRPLDDLDLPVILLDGTAFGEHVLVIALGIDAEGHKHVLGVVEGTTESEGVCRSLLTSLIERGLRVERARLFVIDGGKGIRKAIRMVFGVWALVHRCHVHKQRNVAEHLPQHRRSWVRAAVRKAWDAGTVTKARERLSHLADQLDNDHPGAAGSIREGMEETLTLIRLGVSGALYRTLCSTNPIENLNGKVKTVARNVKRWRGGAMVVRWAATGLIEAGKRFRRIRGHREISQLVAALDAAVGVNKVDAEEKVA from the coding sequence ATGAAGAAGCATGGCACGAAGAGGACGTTCGCGGAAGCCACATCTGCCCCTGGGAGGTCGGCCTCCACGAGCGGATTCGCCCCTCCGTGGGGCTCTCTCAGCCCCCGGGCGCGGCTGCTGGAGGTTGTCCTGGTCCGTGGGTTCGAAGGCGTGATGCAGATGCTCGAGGAGGATCGAGAGACGCTGTGCGGGCCGCTGCGGCGCTGGCAGCCTGACCGGCAGGCCTACCGGCACGGGTACGACGAAGGCCGGCTGGTACTCGGGGGACGCACGGTGAAGGTCCCGAGGCCGCGGGTCCGGGCCGTCAACGGCCGGGAGATCGAGCTGCCGTCGTGGCGTCACTTCGCCGAAGCGGACCCCCTCCACGAGCGCGCCCTGGAGCAGATCCTCGCGGGCGTGAGCACTCGGAAGTACGGCGCCAGCCTCGAGGCCATCCCCGAGGGGCTGCAGGCCGGAATGACCAGTTCTTCGAGCGTGTCTCGTCGCTTCATCGCCATGAGCCGGCGCCGGGTAGAGGAGTTCTTGTCTCGTCCCCTCGATGATCTGGATCTTCCGGTGATCCTCCTCGACGGGACGGCCTTCGGCGAGCACGTCCTGGTGATCGCGCTGGGCATCGACGCCGAGGGTCACAAGCACGTCCTGGGGGTCGTCGAGGGGACGACGGAGAGCGAGGGAGTCTGCCGAAGCTTGCTGACGAGCCTGATCGAACGCGGACTCCGAGTCGAGCGGGCAAGGCTGTTCGTGATCGACGGCGGCAAGGGGATCCGGAAGGCGATCCGGATGGTCTTCGGCGTGTGGGCCCTGGTCCATCGGTGCCACGTGCACAAGCAGCGCAACGTCGCCGAGCATCTTCCCCAGCACCGTCGCTCGTGGGTGCGGGCCGCGGTTCGTAAGGCGTGGGACGCGGGGACGGTCACGAAAGCCCGGGAGAGGCTGTCCCACCTGGCCGATCAGCTCGACAACGACCATCCCGGAGCTGCCGGATCGATCCGCGAGGGGATGGAGGAGACCCTGACGCTCATCCGGCTCGGGGTCTCTGGCGCGTTGTATAGGACGCTCTGCTCCACGAATCCGATCGAGAACCTGAACGGTAAGGTGAAAACGGTGGCGAGGAACGTGAAGCGCTGGCGGGGCGGCGCGATGGTGGTGCGCTGGGCTGCGACGGGCCTCATCGAGGCCGGCAAGCGTTTCCGAAGGATCCGCGGTCATCGTGAGATATCTCAACTCGTCGCGGCGCTCGACGCTGCCGTCGGCGTCAACAAGGTGGACGCAGAAGAGAAAGTCGCGTAG
- a CDS encoding site-specific integrase: protein MPHLAPPTLTAAEQKAVLRATAANLRDHTIFSMALGTGLRLAELVGLNVGDVFAPDGTPRVRVRIRPEIAKGGRAADVFLPDRLVVKLKRFWRFKRQRGEDLAPGEPLFCNQSRRRISKRRVQFAWRTWQQKAGFDRLYPFHCTRHSAVTNVYRATHDLFLAQRFARHVSPLTTVVYTHPSDEEMHGKVRGLAC from the coding sequence ATGCCCCACCTCGCCCCTCCGACCCTGACCGCCGCTGAGCAGAAAGCGGTCCTGCGGGCCACGGCTGCCAACCTGCGCGACCACACGATCTTCTCGATGGCGCTCGGGACCGGCCTGCGCCTGGCCGAGCTGGTTGGGCTGAACGTCGGCGACGTGTTCGCGCCCGACGGCACGCCCCGGGTCCGCGTCCGCATCCGGCCCGAGATCGCGAAGGGCGGCCGGGCGGCAGACGTGTTTCTGCCCGACCGGCTGGTCGTGAAGCTGAAGCGGTTCTGGCGGTTCAAGCGGCAGCGCGGCGAGGATCTGGCCCCCGGTGAGCCGCTCTTCTGCAACCAATCCCGTCGCCGCATCTCGAAACGTCGAGTCCAGTTCGCGTGGAGGACGTGGCAGCAGAAGGCGGGGTTCGATCGGTTGTACCCCTTCCACTGCACCCGACACTCGGCGGTCACGAACGTCTACCGGGCCACCCACGACCTGTTTCTGGCGCAAAGGTTTGCGCGCCATGTCAGCCCGCTGACAACGGTGGTGTACACGCATCCGAGCGATGAGGAGATGCACGGGAAGGTGCGGGGGCTCGCCTGCTAG
- a CDS encoding CsgG/HfaB family protein: protein MRARWETLVGLTMVAFVSLKAGGIALARGETGPSHAIGLASFVDEKGGVVSIDDECVTGDKCDKKWLAMKYSERDGRRVSVLVEPGSEAAAGVSGIEDLLAKALIETHRFRVVDDGDTDFRITASVQAGAMEGRSSGGGMAGLGHRLLGAIGGGVGKSKSTLQLALRIINSRTHEVEAVQTVQGSSSATSWNLGGLAAGLVGNRVGAGAAGIGKWKSPSQAAAAVVCANKAAYLIAVRLSAE, encoded by the coding sequence ATGCGTGCAAGATGGGAGACGCTCGTTGGACTGACCATGGTGGCGTTCGTAAGCCTCAAGGCGGGGGGGATTGCTCTCGCGAGGGGGGAGACCGGCCCCTCGCACGCGATCGGACTCGCCAGCTTCGTCGACGAAAAAGGGGGTGTCGTTTCGATCGACGACGAGTGCGTGACCGGCGACAAGTGCGATAAGAAATGGCTCGCCATGAAGTACTCTGAGCGCGACGGGCGAAGAGTCAGTGTCCTCGTCGAGCCTGGCTCCGAGGCCGCCGCCGGAGTATCCGGAATCGAAGACCTTCTCGCAAAGGCCTTGATAGAAACTCACCGCTTCCGAGTGGTTGATGACGGAGATACCGATTTCAGGATCACCGCATCGGTGCAAGCTGGCGCGATGGAAGGACGAAGCTCAGGAGGTGGGATGGCCGGGTTAGGTCACAGACTTCTTGGGGCGATCGGTGGCGGTGTGGGCAAGTCGAAGAGCACGCTTCAACTGGCGTTGCGGATCATCAACTCGCGCACACATGAAGTGGAGGCGGTCCAGACGGTGCAGGGCAGCTCGTCGGCGACTAGTTGGAATCTCGGCGGATTGGCGGCCGGGTTAGTGGGAAACCGGGTTGGCGCCGGGGCGGCTGGGATTGGCAAGTGGAAGAGCCCCTCGCAGGCGGCAGCGGCGGTGGTGTGCGCGAACAAGGCAGCTTACCTGATCGCTGTCAGACTGTCGGCCGAGTGA
- a CDS encoding response regulator transcription factor: MSRPTATPPKIRILIVEDEDPIRNGLVDVFLYHGYDVTAVADGREGLEQALSGGFHLIVLDLMLPSVDGFQICDAVRHQDRSQPIIMLTAKGDEDDIIRGLKSGADDYVVKPFSVRELVARVEAVLRRSQKLAADQGKVCWDRLTVDPRTFTAEVDGRSVDLTHREVDILRCLIRAADRPVSRGELLREVWGYRDPDIDTRTVDIHIAKLRRKIEKDPDEPRLIRTVRGEGYRMGL, encoded by the coding sequence ATGTCCAGGCCTACGGCGACCCCTCCGAAGATTCGCATCCTGATCGTCGAGGACGAGGATCCCATCCGCAACGGACTCGTCGATGTCTTCCTCTATCACGGCTACGACGTAACGGCCGTCGCGGACGGCCGAGAGGGCTTGGAGCAGGCGCTCTCCGGCGGATTCCATCTGATCGTGCTCGACCTAATGCTCCCCTCCGTCGACGGCTTTCAGATCTGTGATGCGGTCCGGCACCAGGACCGTTCGCAGCCGATCATCATGCTGACGGCCAAGGGAGATGAGGACGACATTATTCGCGGCCTGAAGAGCGGAGCAGATGATTACGTCGTCAAGCCGTTTTCCGTCCGGGAGTTGGTGGCACGCGTCGAGGCGGTGCTGCGACGCAGCCAGAAGCTCGCCGCCGATCAGGGGAAAGTCTGCTGGGACCGGCTAACCGTGGATCCTAGGACTTTCACCGCCGAGGTCGACGGTCGGTCCGTGGATCTGACTCACCGAGAGGTCGACATCCTGAGATGCCTCATCCGGGCCGCGGACCGGCCCGTCAGTCGGGGCGAACTATTGCGGGAGGTGTGGGGATACCGCGACCCCGATATCGACACCCGGACGGTCGACATTCATATTGCCAAGCTGCGTCGCAAGATCGAGAAGGACCCGGACGAGCCGCGACTGATTCGGACCGTGCGCGGCGAGGGTTATCGGATGGGATTGTGA
- a CDS encoding HAMP domain-containing histidine kinase — translation MKRLRRQFAVFTLVLVVGFVLIVLRFVQQLGREERSLARGYAEQVFDQVQQQQRWLLEAEEGRPFGEFRYFYSVSGLSGVSLARSPLSRLPGDDSRGLVGYFQIDPDGAVTTPYLPVGQQPSPGIPTGERQTREELQALLARLTSSFQARMREGATPPGKLHPPEVFELGASSKDVTVADLEPLSEKRSGGPLGRKRAENRILSQGEKSTEAELRVFEKQRPSSEEVTPPVSRAWQRARARQVSIDPFQARLVEKHFIVFYRKLWLDRSLYLQGFVLDGPKFFEWLMDQTFPRSPLAGFAIASLNLGDEELARYGSAAAASAANRPFFERSLGYPLNLFVWRIRAASYPRLAGRDMLMMLVVLAGAVLALGLVSIYRTAAGEVRLSQKRRDLVSAVTHELRTPLTSIRMYAEMLEEGMAVDDAKRYEYYGQISRESARLSRLIENVLQLARLEKRTYRVESQVRVPSLDFEDICRELSALAERQGFRLTCNVPTDPPPAIAYDPDAVRQVFLVFLDNSLKFAAGAAERTLEMSLMKEGDSVVWTWSDRGPGVPKGELGRIFDTFYRVEGETTRRTKGTGIGLAIARMLAEAMGARIEARNRPAADGGGLEIRLAFGATGKGSV, via the coding sequence ATGAAACGTCTGCGCCGGCAGTTCGCGGTTTTCACCCTCGTCCTGGTGGTTGGTTTCGTCCTCATTGTTCTGCGCTTTGTTCAGCAGCTGGGCCGCGAGGAACGGAGCCTTGCCCGCGGGTACGCCGAGCAGGTGTTCGATCAAGTCCAGCAGCAGCAGCGTTGGCTACTTGAGGCGGAAGAGGGGCGGCCCTTTGGAGAGTTTCGCTACTTCTATTCGGTATCGGGACTGTCAGGAGTGTCGCTGGCGCGGTCGCCACTTTCCCGCCTCCCAGGGGACGATTCGCGAGGACTCGTCGGCTACTTCCAGATTGATCCGGATGGGGCCGTTACCACGCCGTACCTACCGGTGGGCCAACAACCGTCACCCGGCATCCCGACTGGGGAGCGTCAGACGCGTGAGGAACTCCAAGCGCTTCTCGCTCGTTTGACGAGCTCGTTTCAAGCGCGGATGCGCGAAGGCGCGACGCCACCCGGCAAACTCCATCCTCCGGAGGTGTTCGAGCTAGGAGCGTCATCGAAGGACGTGACCGTAGCTGACCTGGAGCCGCTCTCGGAGAAGAGGTCGGGCGGTCCCCTGGGACGCAAGAGAGCCGAGAATCGGATCCTCTCGCAAGGGGAGAAGTCAACAGAGGCTGAACTGCGCGTTTTCGAGAAGCAGAGGCCATCCAGCGAAGAGGTAACCCCGCCGGTTTCCAGGGCCTGGCAGCGCGCGCGCGCGCGGCAGGTGTCGATCGACCCCTTCCAGGCCAGGCTCGTCGAAAAGCACTTTATCGTCTTCTACCGCAAGCTCTGGTTGGATCGATCGCTCTACCTTCAGGGGTTTGTGCTCGACGGGCCGAAGTTCTTCGAGTGGTTGATGGACCAGACGTTCCCTCGCTCACCCTTGGCGGGGTTCGCGATCGCATCGCTCAACCTGGGAGACGAAGAGCTGGCTCGATACGGATCGGCAGCCGCGGCGTCGGCCGCTAATCGGCCTTTCTTCGAGCGTTCCTTGGGTTATCCGCTCAACCTCTTCGTCTGGCGAATCCGAGCGGCATCCTATCCGCGCCTCGCCGGGCGCGACATGTTGATGATGCTGGTGGTCCTCGCCGGCGCTGTCCTCGCGCTCGGCCTCGTGTCTATCTACCGCACTGCCGCTGGCGAGGTTCGCCTGTCGCAGAAGCGGCGGGATCTCGTCTCCGCGGTGACACACGAGCTGCGAACCCCTCTCACATCCATCCGGATGTACGCGGAGATGCTCGAAGAGGGAATGGCCGTTGACGACGCGAAGAGGTACGAGTACTACGGCCAGATCAGCCGGGAGAGCGCCCGACTGTCCCGCCTCATCGAGAACGTGCTCCAGCTCGCGCGTCTGGAGAAAAGGACGTATCGCGTCGAGTCTCAGGTGCGTGTGCCCTCCCTGGACTTCGAGGACATCTGCCGGGAGTTGTCCGCCCTCGCCGAGCGTCAGGGTTTCCGGTTGACGTGCAACGTGCCGACCGACCCCCCTCCTGCCATCGCGTACGACCCGGATGCCGTTCGGCAGGTGTTCCTCGTGTTTCTCGACAACAGCCTGAAGTTCGCCGCCGGCGCCGCCGAGCGCACCCTGGAGATGTCGTTGATGAAGGAGGGTGACTCCGTCGTCTGGACGTGGAGCGACCGCGGGCCCGGTGTTCCCAAAGGGGAACTCGGGCGCATCTTCGACACGTTCTACCGCGTTGAGGGAGAGACCACGCGCCGGACGAAGGGGACAGGCATCGGTCTTGCCATCGCGCGCATGCTTGCCGAAGCGATGGGCGCCAGGATCGAGGCCCGAAATCGTCCAGCAGCGGATGGTGGTGGGCTCGAGATCCGGCTCGCCTTCGGCGCCACGGGTAAGGGCAGTGTGTAA